A DNA window from Bos mutus isolate GX-2022 chromosome 11, NWIPB_WYAK_1.1, whole genome shotgun sequence contains the following coding sequences:
- the ZC3H8 gene encoding zinc finger CCCH domain-containing protein 8 isoform X1, which translates to MMDFENLFSKPPNPALGKKSTTNSDQRIGGEIDDTEVEETQEEKIKWKVKLECEQMPKKFRHSRSSTSPKNLQHRKSRSKDYDAYTDDDICNQEPEDNFAKELQQYIQAKEMASVTQSLLCPEESVKKETAKGTKKAIKQKNINLKAVHKNGKKKKMKRKCPGPGDKGNASLRSSGSQDQNGKSKEQQQPVRMSQGFINQHTVQRQGKQICKYFLERKCIKGDQCKFDHDAEIEKKKEMCKFYVQGYCTRGENCLYLHNEYPCKFYHTGAKCYQGEHCKFSHAPLTDETQELLAKSLDPERKSS; encoded by the exons AATCGGTGGTGAAATAGATGATACAGAAGTTGAAGAAacacaagaagagaaaataaaatggaaagtaaaacTGGAATGTGAGCAAATGCCCAAAAAA ttTAGGCACTCTAGAAGCTCTACATCTCCGAAGAATTTGCAACATAGGAAATCAAGAAGTAAGGACTATGATGCATATACTGATGATGACATCTGCAATCAGGAGCCAGAGGATAATTTCGCTAAGGAGCTTCAGCAGTACATACAAGCTAAAGAGATGGCAAGTGTTACTCAGTCCTTACTGTGTCCTGAAGAATCTGTGAAGAAAGAGACAGCAAAGGGGACCAAGAAAG ctaTTAAGCAAAAAAATATAAACCTTAAAGCTGTTCACAAGAatggtaaaaagaagaaaatgaagcgaAAGTGTCCTGGCCCAGGAGACAAAGGAAATGCTTCCCTGAGGAGCAGTGGCTCACAGGACCAG aATGGGAAATCtaaagagcagcagcagcctgtgagAATGAGTCAGGGGTTCATCAACCAACATACGGTGCAACGCCAGGGAAAGCAAATTTGTAAATACTTTCTTGAAAGGAAGTGTATTAAG GGAGACCAATGTAAATTTGATCATGATGCagagatagagaagaaaaaggaaatgtgtaAGTTTTATGTACAAGGATATTGTACCAGAGGGGAAAACTGCCTATATTTGCATAAT GAATATCCTTGCAAGTTTTACCATACAGGAGCAAAATGTTATCAGGGAGAACATTGCAAGTTTTCACATGCTCCATTGACTGATGAAACACAAGAACTGTTGGCTAAA AGTTTGGATCCTGAAAGGAAGtcatcatga
- the ZC3H8 gene encoding zinc finger CCCH domain-containing protein 8 isoform X2 produces MMDFENLFSKPPNPALGKKSTTNSDQRHSRSSTSPKNLQHRKSRSKDYDAYTDDDICNQEPEDNFAKELQQYIQAKEMASVTQSLLCPEESVKKETAKGTKKAIKQKNINLKAVHKNGKKKKMKRKCPGPGDKGNASLRSSGSQDQNGKSKEQQQPVRMSQGFINQHTVQRQGKQICKYFLERKCIKGDQCKFDHDAEIEKKKEMCKFYVQGYCTRGENCLYLHNEYPCKFYHTGAKCYQGEHCKFSHAPLTDETQELLAKSLDPERKSS; encoded by the exons GCACTCTAGAAGCTCTACATCTCCGAAGAATTTGCAACATAGGAAATCAAGAAGTAAGGACTATGATGCATATACTGATGATGACATCTGCAATCAGGAGCCAGAGGATAATTTCGCTAAGGAGCTTCAGCAGTACATACAAGCTAAAGAGATGGCAAGTGTTACTCAGTCCTTACTGTGTCCTGAAGAATCTGTGAAGAAAGAGACAGCAAAGGGGACCAAGAAAG ctaTTAAGCAAAAAAATATAAACCTTAAAGCTGTTCACAAGAatggtaaaaagaagaaaatgaagcgaAAGTGTCCTGGCCCAGGAGACAAAGGAAATGCTTCCCTGAGGAGCAGTGGCTCACAGGACCAG aATGGGAAATCtaaagagcagcagcagcctgtgagAATGAGTCAGGGGTTCATCAACCAACATACGGTGCAACGCCAGGGAAAGCAAATTTGTAAATACTTTCTTGAAAGGAAGTGTATTAAG GGAGACCAATGTAAATTTGATCATGATGCagagatagagaagaaaaaggaaatgtgtaAGTTTTATGTACAAGGATATTGTACCAGAGGGGAAAACTGCCTATATTTGCATAAT GAATATCCTTGCAAGTTTTACCATACAGGAGCAAAATGTTATCAGGGAGAACATTGCAAGTTTTCACATGCTCCATTGACTGATGAAACACAAGAACTGTTGGCTAAA AGTTTGGATCCTGAAAGGAAGtcatcatga